The Fontisubflavum oceani genomic interval CAATATGGAACCGGCCTGCGTTCTGGAACGTGAAGGCGATCAAGTCGCCGCGCGGCGACCAGACCGGTGTGCCATAGCGGCCGGTTGTTCCCTGGCTGACGCGGCGAGCTTCGCCACCGCTGGCTGGCATGACATAGATTTGCTGCCGCCCAGAACGGTCGGATTCAAAGACGATCTGCGAGCCATCCGGCGAGAAACTGGGTGCAGTTTCGATCGACGGCGCTTGGGTCAGGCGGGTCCGCTGACCGGTGTTCAGATCGAGAATGTAGATATCGGTATTGCCGCCGGAGGACTCCGAATAAACCACCCGGTTGCCATCCGGCGAGAAACGCGGCGCAAAACTCATCGTGTCGGGCAATGCATCCAGCGGCCGACGCTGCACCGTCGCCACATCCATCAAATAGACGCGCGGGAAGCCGCTTTCATAACTCGTATAGATGACCCGGTCGCCATTCGGCGAGAAACGCGGGGCAAGCACGATGGCGCGGCTATCGGTCAGATACTGCACATTGGCGCCGTCGTAATCCATGACAGCCAACCGTTTCAGACGGGCGTTTTTCGGACCGGATTCCGAGATAAAGGCCACGCGCGTATCGAAATAGCCGGTCTCGCCCGTGATCCTCTCATAGACCTGATCGGCCACGTTATGGGCCATGCGCCGCCAGCTTTCCGGCGATCCGACAAATTGCAAACCTTCGCCAAGCGGCTCATCGGCGAAGACATCGAAAAGGCGGAAACGGACGACAAGCTGACCATTGGCCGTCTGTTCGACCGAGCCGGTGATCAGGGCTTGCGCATTGATCGCTTTCCAATCGGCATATTGGACCGGGCTGTCGAAGCTGGTGATTGTGGAGATATGAGCGGAGGCCGGGATCTCCCGGAACAGGCCGGTGCCTCTGAGATCGGCGGAGATCACCCGAGTGATGTCTTGCGCCACATCCGAGGCGGCGGCGTTCTCCGCAATGAAGGTTGGGGCCGCGAAGGGCAATGGCTCGATCACCCCTTCGGTGATTTCAATCCTGAGCGGGCCGGGGCTGGTCTGAGCCACAGCAGGCGCAAAAAAGCCAGCAATCAAAAGGGCCAGAACGGCCACGGGGATCAGAAAACGGGTCATCTCAACCTCATTCCTTCGGGGTTAAATACCATTTCAACGCTGCGCCAATGGTCATAGCTCTCTTCGGGTAGGTCAAAACCATTGGAGCCACAGCGGATAATTGCGCGGCGTGCCGCCTCAAACGCTTGGCGGGCGGCGGCATCGGAGCCACCTGTCGACTCGATCAGGCGGATTGTTCCATTTTCGGGGCGACCGTCGCGGGCCATCTCCACACCAACTGTGACGGTTGTTTGCAGCGCTTCGGAGGAAAGAGAGCCGACATTCCAGCATTGCTGCACGGCAATGCGGAACCCATCCCGTTCCCCGGCCGTGAGCGGCGGGCCAGAGGGTTGCGCAGGCGCGGTATTGGCATCTGCCACAGCATCGGCGATGGCGGCGGCCAGCGGGTCTTCCTCGGCTGGCGCAGGTGTTTCGGGGGTCTCGGGCGCGGGTGCCGCCGTTTCGACAACCGGGGCAGGTCGATTGGGCCGAGCGCTCGGGCGGACCGAGGCTTGCGGCGCGGCACTGCCCAAAGATGGCTCTTCGGCCTCAGTGACGATCTCGGTGGTCGCTTCTTCCGGCGCGGTCGGTGTGACGTCCTCAGCGGGCGTTTCAGATGGTTCAGGATTGGTCGGCTGCTCCACCACGTCGGGCGCGGTTTCGACTTCGGGGGCAGGCACCGGCGCGGGTTGCGGCGCAACGCGCGGTGCTTCTTGTGGCGTCGGGGTCTCTGACGGCGCCGCTGTGGGGTCCCCTTGGGGTGGGGTCGGCAAAGCCGCAACCTCATCGGTCACATCGGCTTGAGGCGTCTCCAGTTCCGATACGTCCGGCGTTGTCTCCGTCTCCGGTGTCGCCGCGACCTCGGGTTGCGTCACCTCGGGCGCAGGCGTTTCCGCCTCCGGCGCCACTGGCGTTTCGATCTCTGGCGTCGGTTGCAACACCTCAGGCGCCTCCGACACTGTCGGCGTCACAGGCCGCGCTGTCAGGGCCTCGAACTCGGATGTGCTGACGATGCTCACACCGGTCACCTCAAACGGAACCGGGTCGCTCTGGCGGACGATTCCGCCGATTGCCACCCAGACGATGATACCGGCATGGATGCCAGCCGAGGCGTAGAGAGATCGGCGCATCGCCACCTCACCCCTCGGACCCATCAAGCGCGGGGCCGCCCGCATCTGTGACCAAGCCGATCTCCCGGAACCCGCCGGCGTTGAGCGCGCCCATGACCTGCATCACCTGCTCATAAGGAATGGCCCCATCGGCCCGCAGGAAGACTTGGTTGCTGTCCCGCTCGGCAGCGATGGCTTGCAGGCGCGGGATCAGATCGGCCAGTGCGACTTCGGTCGTCTGGATCAAGACCCGACCATCTGCGGCCAGCGTGATCGAAAGTGGCTCTTCCTCATCCCCCGGCAACGCCTCCGCCGCCGTTTCCGGCAGTTCCACCGGCACACCAACCGTCATCAGCGGCGCAGCCACCATGAAAATGATTAAAAGGCAAAGCATCACGTCGACAAAGGGCGTGACGTTGATCTCGGACATCGGTTTCGACCGACCAGACCGGCGGCCACGTCTCCGGCCGCCGCCCGACTTCGTTGCGACCTGAGCGCCCATCAGTCGAGCTGCCGCGATAGAAGGGTGGAGAACTCATCGGCAAAGCTCTCATAACCGCCGATCAACCGATCCGCGTCGGACGAAAGCTTGTTGTAGAAAATCACCGCTGGAATCGCCGCGAGAAGGCCCAGACCCGTCGCCAGCAGAGCCTCGGCGATACCGGGTGCCACCACGGCCAGCGATGTGTTGCCTGAAGCTGCGATTTCCTGAAACGAGCGCATGATGCCCCAGACCGTGCCGAACAGGCCCACAAAGGGCGCGGTGGCCCCCGTGGTCGCGAGGAAGTTCAGCCCCGATGTGAGGCGCTCATTCTCGCGAGCAATCGCCACATCCATGGAACGATCGACCCGCTGCTGCACCCCCGGGATCAACGCCCCATCATCACGCAGGGATCGCCGCCATTCGGTCATGCCCGCCACGAACACCCTCTCCGAGGCGCTGCGCGGCGCATCGGCGACCTGATCATAGAGCTCGTCAAGCGGCTCCCCCGACCAAAACGCTGCATCAAACGCCGCCGCATTGCCGCGCGCCCGGCGATAAAGCGCATATTTCGAAAAGGTAATTGCCCAAACCCAGACCGAGGCCACCATCAGGGCCACCATCACCAATTGAACCGTTAAAGTTGCGCGAAAGAAAAGCGCCAGAAGGGTAAAATCCGCCTCCTGCGCCATGCCTAGCGTCTCAGCTTCCATTGCCTGCTCTTCCTGCCTTGCCCCGGCCCATCTTCGGGCGCGATTGTCAAAATTTGCGCCTCATTAAGGCTGCATATTAACAACTTGTAAGGGGGAACACCAACGATTGTGCGTCACTGGCTCGTGAGGGCCGAAATTGTTTCAAGCTTTTGGCGAATATCCGCCGGAAGACGGGTCGCGCGGCCTTCTCGGCCAATGCAAACAACGCTGACGCGGGCCTCAAACAGGAGCTGATCGCCGCGAAACACCTTCTGCGGCATGTCGAACCGCGCTCCTTTGAGACGATCAAGCGTGGTTTCGACCAACAATTCATCGTCGTAATGCGCCGCCGCAAGATAATCGGCTTCGACCCGGCGCACCGCAAAGACCACGCCACGCTCACGCTTCATTTCAAGCTGATCAATCCCGGCTTCACGGACCATCTCAGACCGCGCGCGTTCAATGAATTTGAAGTAATTGGCGTAATAGACCAGGCCTGCCAGGTCGGTATCTTCATAATACACGCGGATCGGCCAATGATGGATCATTGTAGGGCTCCGAGCCGCGCCGCCAGGCGCAAGGCGTGAGACGGGTCCTGCGCCATGGCGGGCATCACCGGATCATATGCAGCGCGGATCACTGCCGCGATCTCCGGCTTCAACACGGCCGCCCCCCTTCGGTCAAGACCGCGAGCGGCGAGGTGCCAAGAAACGCCGTGTCAGACCAGAGCAGGATGGTCTGCACCATCTGGCTGAGCGCGATGGTTTCGGCGGCGGCCTCCTGCATGGCCTGATCCATGCGAATAAAGACAAACGCCGCTTTGATCGCTCCCAACTCATCAAAACGGAAACTCCGGTATTGATTGGCGTCCGCCTGCTGCAGCCGCGCGACCAAAGGCCCGAGATCAGGGATCAGCCGGTCGAGATTGGGCGTGTCCGTCAACTCCGACCACTCGCGCAGGAAAAATACCATCAGGTTCGCGCCCAATTCCGGGTCGGTCTCGGCCATCTGGTGCCCGGCCAAAGCGACAACCGCCTCGATGGCGCCTTTGAAAACCGACACCGTCGCGACATCGACCCCAAACACCACCGGCGCAATCGGCCGGCCCCAACGGGCAAAGAGATATTGCCCATCCGCCCGCGTAAAAAGCGCTTCAACGCCTTCAGGCACCATGCGCCCCAAGGTGTCCGTCATGAGCTTCTCTGCTTCATAAATATCCCCGCCGGAGGCTCCCAAGCTATCCCTCAAACAAATCGCTCTGATCCGGGCGCGTCGGCGCTGCCAATCCTAGATGGGTCCAGCCTTTTTGCGCCAAAACCCGCCCCCGCGGGGTCCGCGCGATCAAGCCTTGCTGTAAGAGATAAGGCTCAATGACCTCTTCAATCGCATCCCGGCTTTCAGAGAGCGCCGCAGAGAGCGTCTCCGCCCCCACCGGACCACCGCCATAATTCTCGGCCATCAACCGCAGATAGCGCCGGTCCGCCCCGTCAAGCCCGAGGTGATCGACACCCAAACGGGTCAGCGCGCTATCAGCAATCGCGCGCGTCAAAGTCCCATCGCCTTCAACCAACGCAAAATCCACAACCCGGCGGAGCAACCGCCCTGCGATGCGCGGCGTGCCGCGCGCGCGGCGGGCGATTTCCAACGTGCCGTCCGGCTCTGCCGCGATATTTAGAAGCCGCGCGCCTCTGGTGACGATCTCATGCAGTTCCGGCACTGTGTAGAATTGCAGCCGCGTCGGAATGCCGAAACGGTCCCGCAAGGGCGTCGTCAGTAGACCGAGCCGTGTCGTCGCACCGACCAGGGTGAAAGGCTGCAGCTCAATCCGCACCGTGCGCGCGGCCGGGCCCTCACCGATCACCAAGTCCAGTTCGAAATCTTCCAGTGCTGGATAAAGCACCTCTTCCACCGCCGGGTTCAACCGATGGATCTCGTCGATAAACAGCACATCGCGTGGCTCAAGATTGGTCAGGATCGCAGCCAAATCGCCCGCGCGAGCCAGAACCGGGCCGGAGGTCATCCGGAAATTCACGCCCAATTCGCGCGCCATGATCTGTGCCAATGTGGTCTTGCCCAAGCCGGGCGGCCCGTGGAACAGCACGTGATCCATCGCCTCGCCCCGACGCCGCGCGCTTTCGATGAAGACCGCAAGATTGGCCCGCGCCTCTTCCTGCCCGATAAACTCCGATAGCGCCTGCGGGCG includes:
- the ruvB gene encoding Holliday junction branch migration DNA helicase RuvB — encoded protein: MTEPDPTLRADALPGEDSPDRALRPQALSEFIGQEEARANLAVFIESARRRGEAMDHVLFHGPPGLGKTTLAQIMARELGVNFRMTSGPVLARAGDLAAILTNLEPRDVLFIDEIHRLNPAVEEVLYPALEDFELDLVIGEGPAARTVRIELQPFTLVGATTRLGLLTTPLRDRFGIPTRLQFYTVPELHEIVTRGARLLNIAAEPDGTLEIARRARGTPRIAGRLLRRVVDFALVEGDGTLTRAIADSALTRLGVDHLGLDGADRRYLRLMAENYGGGPVGAETLSAALSESRDAIEEVIEPYLLQQGLIARTPRGRVLAQKGWTHLGLAAPTRPDQSDLFEG
- a CDS encoding energy transducer TonB, which codes for MRRSLYASAGIHAGIIVWVAIGGIVRQSDPVPFEVTGVSIVSTSEFEALTARPVTPTVSEAPEVLQPTPEIETPVAPEAETPAPEVTQPEVAATPETETTPDVSELETPQADVTDEVAALPTPPQGDPTAAPSETPTPQEAPRVAPQPAPVPAPEVETAPDVVEQPTNPEPSETPAEDVTPTAPEEATTEIVTEAEEPSLGSAAPQASVRPSARPNRPAPVVETAAPAPETPETPAPAEEDPLAAAIADAVADANTAPAQPSGPPLTAGERDGFRIAVQQCWNVGSLSSEALQTTVTVGVEMARDGRPENGTIRLIESTGGSDAAARQAFEAARRAIIRCGSNGFDLPEESYDHWRSVEMVFNPEGMRLR
- the tolR gene encoding protein TolR; the encoded protein is MGAQVATKSGGGRRRGRRSGRSKPMSEINVTPFVDVMLCLLIIFMVAAPLMTVGVPVELPETAAEALPGDEEEPLSITLAADGRVLIQTTEVALADLIPRLQAIAAERDSNQVFLRADGAIPYEQVMQVMGALNAGGFREIGLVTDAGGPALDGSEG
- the tolB gene encoding Tol-Pal system beta propeller repeat protein TolB; the protein is MTRFLIPVAVLALLIAGFFAPAVAQTSPGPLRIEITEGVIEPLPFAAPTFIAENAAASDVAQDITRVISADLRGTGLFREIPASAHISTITSFDSPVQYADWKAINAQALITGSVEQTANGQLVVRFRLFDVFADEPLGEGLQFVGSPESWRRMAHNVADQVYERITGETGYFDTRVAFISESGPKNARLKRLAVMDYDGANVQYLTDSRAIVLAPRFSPNGDRVIYTSYESGFPRVYLMDVATVQRRPLDALPDTMSFAPRFSPDGNRVVYSESSGGNTDIYILDLNTGQRTRLTQAPSIETAPSFSPDGSQIVFESDRSGRQQIYVMPASGGEARRVSQGTTGRYGTPVWSPRGDLIAFTFQNAGRFHIGVMRTDGSEERLLTASFLDEGPTWAPNGRVIMFTRETAGTDGAPALYSVDISGRNLQRVATPGMASDPSWSPRLP
- the ybgC gene encoding tol-pal system-associated acyl-CoA thioesterase codes for the protein MIHHWPIRVYYEDTDLAGLVYYANYFKFIERARSEMVREAGIDQLEMKRERGVVFAVRRVEADYLAAAHYDDELLVETTLDRLKGARFDMPQKVFRGDQLLFEARVSVVCIGREGRATRLPADIRQKLETISALTSQ
- the tolQ gene encoding protein TolQ; its protein translation is MEAETLGMAQEADFTLLALFFRATLTVQLVMVALMVASVWVWAITFSKYALYRRARGNAAAFDAAFWSGEPLDELYDQVADAPRSASERVFVAGMTEWRRSLRDDGALIPGVQQRVDRSMDVAIARENERLTSGLNFLATTGATAPFVGLFGTVWGIMRSFQEIAASGNTSLAVVAPGIAEALLATGLGLLAAIPAVIFYNKLSSDADRLIGGYESFADEFSTLLSRQLD